In a single window of the Catenulispora sp. EB89 genome:
- a CDS encoding S-(hydroxymethyl)mycothiol dehydrogenase, whose product MQQVKAVIARTEGAPVEIVTINVPDPGPGEAVVRVQACGVCHTDLHYREGGINDEFPFLLGHEASGIVEAVGPGVTEVEPGDFVILNWRAVCGQCRACRRAEPWYCFNTHNAKQKMTLEDGTELTPALGIGAFAEKTLVAAGQCTKVDPSARPAAVGLLGCGVMAGIGAAVNTGGVTRGKSVAVIGCGGVGAAAIAGSALAGANPIIAVDLDAKKLATATRLGATHTVDSSTTDPVAAIQELTGGFGADVVIEAVGRPETWKQAFYARDLAGTVVLVGVPTPQMRIPDLPLIDVFGRGGALKSSWYGDCLPSRDFPMLVDLYQRGKLDLDVFVSEEIALTDVEAAFDRMRRGEVLRSVVIL is encoded by the coding sequence ATGCAGCAGGTGAAGGCAGTCATCGCCCGGACCGAGGGCGCACCGGTGGAGATCGTGACGATCAACGTCCCCGATCCCGGGCCCGGTGAGGCCGTGGTGCGGGTGCAGGCCTGCGGCGTCTGCCACACCGACCTGCACTACCGGGAGGGCGGCATCAACGACGAGTTCCCATTCCTGCTGGGCCACGAGGCCTCGGGCATCGTGGAGGCCGTCGGCCCCGGCGTCACCGAGGTCGAGCCCGGCGACTTCGTCATCCTGAACTGGCGCGCGGTCTGCGGCCAGTGCCGGGCCTGCCGGCGCGCCGAGCCGTGGTACTGCTTCAACACGCACAACGCCAAGCAGAAGATGACGCTCGAGGACGGAACCGAGCTGACCCCGGCCCTCGGCATCGGCGCGTTCGCCGAGAAAACGCTGGTCGCGGCTGGTCAGTGCACGAAGGTGGACCCGAGCGCGCGGCCCGCGGCCGTCGGCCTGCTCGGCTGCGGGGTGATGGCGGGCATCGGCGCCGCCGTGAACACCGGGGGCGTCACCCGGGGCAAGTCGGTCGCGGTGATCGGCTGCGGCGGGGTCGGTGCGGCGGCGATCGCGGGCTCGGCGCTGGCCGGGGCGAACCCGATCATCGCGGTGGACCTCGACGCCAAGAAACTCGCGACCGCGACCCGGCTCGGCGCCACGCACACCGTCGACTCCTCCACGACCGACCCGGTCGCCGCGATCCAGGAGCTGACCGGCGGTTTCGGCGCGGACGTGGTGATCGAGGCGGTCGGCCGGCCGGAGACCTGGAAGCAGGCGTTCTACGCGCGCGACCTGGCCGGGACCGTGGTGCTGGTCGGTGTGCCGACGCCGCAGATGCGGATCCCGGACCTGCCGCTGATCGACGTGTTCGGCCGGGGCGGCGCGCTGAAGTCCAGCTGGTACGGCGACTGCCTGCCCAGCCGCGACTTCCCGATGCTCGTCGACCTCTACCAGCGCGGCAAGCTCGACCTCGACGTGTTCGTCAGCGAGGAGATCGCGCTGACCGACGTCGAGGCCGCTTTCGACCGCATGCGGCGCGGCGAGGTTCTGCGGTCCGTGGTGATCCTCTGA
- a CDS encoding glycosyltransferase family 2 protein codes for MLVIIPAWNEEESIGHVLQEIQDFLQDVDILVVDDGSTDATVKTARAHGVAVLELPFNLGVGGARRLGYIYARDHGYQIAVQFDADGQHLPESIPKLIAGLADADMVIGARFAGEGDYEAKGPRRWAMTLFSLVISGQAKVRLTDTTSGLRSCNRELIEYYAAWYPVEYLADTIDTLVRAIKAGYVVRQVPVEMRPRKGGTPSASPVKSIAYLGRAVFVLCLAYLRK; via the coding sequence GTGCTTGTCATCATTCCGGCGTGGAATGAGGAAGAATCCATCGGCCACGTCCTGCAGGAGATCCAGGATTTCCTGCAGGACGTGGACATCCTCGTGGTGGACGACGGATCGACCGACGCCACGGTGAAGACAGCCCGCGCGCACGGCGTCGCCGTCCTGGAACTCCCGTTCAATCTCGGCGTCGGCGGCGCCAGACGGCTCGGCTACATCTACGCGCGCGACCACGGCTACCAGATCGCCGTGCAGTTCGACGCGGACGGCCAGCACCTGCCGGAGAGCATCCCGAAGCTGATCGCCGGCCTGGCCGACGCCGACATGGTGATCGGCGCCCGCTTCGCCGGCGAGGGCGACTACGAGGCCAAGGGCCCGCGCCGCTGGGCGATGACGCTGTTCAGCCTGGTCATCTCCGGCCAGGCGAAGGTGCGGCTGACGGACACGACGTCCGGACTGCGCAGCTGCAATCGCGAACTCATCGAATATTACGCGGCCTGGTATCCGGTCGAATATCTGGCCGACACGATCGACACACTTGTCAGAGCCATCAAAGCCGGATATGTGGTGCGCCAAGTGCCGGTCGAGATGCGCCCACGCAAGGGCGGCACGCCGAGCGCTTCTCCGGTGAAATCGATCGCTTATTTGGGGCGGGCCGTATTCGTGCTATGCCTTGCTTATTTGCGGAAGTAA